From a region of the Cyclopterus lumpus isolate fCycLum1 chromosome 5, fCycLum1.pri, whole genome shotgun sequence genome:
- the LOC117730857 gene encoding NLR family CARD domain-containing protein 3-like isoform X4 encodes MSGYEEEEEDRAESPGSICQSMKSHRSKDAPPDLSPEPGPSDSKTRKMSPVPEEELMSRTRTRAGPQTASESSTVQTDPGLQEVLDEHKISLKKRCERVTEGSGETGSGTLLNSIYTELYITEGQSEEVNTQHEVRQLESASKKKTLQDTPIKCHDIFKASADQRRRIRVVLTNGVAGVGKTFSVQKFTLDWAEGLENQDVGLVVVLSFRELNLIKEERYSLLKLLHVFHPTLQKVTAEELSGWKVLFIFDGLDESRMALDFINNEVVCDVTQEASVNVLLTNLIEGNLLPSALVWITSRPAAANQIPPTRVDRLTEVRGFTDLQKDEYFRRRFSDAELCSTIISHIKTSRSLHIMCLIPVFCWITATVLEHMWTAGQRGELPKTLTDMYSHFLLVQTKRKKQKYHEGHETSPQELMEDDGEVLLKLGRLAFEHLEKGNIMFYQEDLEQCGLDVTEASVFSGVCTEIFRRESVIFQKTVYCFVHLSVQEFLAAVYMFHCFTQKKIKVLDDFLGEDWNYKDSSSSLDSSSSGSEEENDGDMYQLCGEYDENDSSLEDFLVRAMEKSLKSKNGHLDLLVHFLHGLSLESNQRVLGGLLGQTDNRPETIQRVINNLKKMNSDAISPDRSINIFHCLMEMKDLSVHQEIQEFLKSENRSEEILSEIQCSALAHMLQMSEEVLDKLDLNQYNTSEEGRRRLIPAVRNCRKADLSACRLSETHYEVVVSALKSNPSSLRDLDLSYKHLQDSGVKLLSAGLESPHCRLETLRLWDCWMSEISCSSLASVLKSSPSSLRELDLSVNNLKDSGVKLLSAGLESPHCRLETLRSDTILYFSAEINNVKVMLTLNCRHPVDILRIHTEAEVE; translated from the exons ATGAGTGGttatgaggaggaagaggaggacagagcagAGTCTCCAGGATCCATCTGTCAGTCTATGAAGAGTCATCGGTCCAAAG ATGCTCCTCCGGACCTCAGTCCTGAACCTGGACCCTCAGACTCAAA AACGAGGAAGATGAGTCCTGTTCCTGAGGAGGAGCTGATgtccagaaccagaaccagagctGGACCGCAGACAGCCAGTGAGAGCAGCACTGTACAAA CAGATCCTGGTCTACAGGAGGTTTTAGATGAACACAAGATCAGTCTGAAGAAGAGATGTGAACGTGTGACTGAAGGAAGcggtgaaacaggaagtggaacccTCCTCAACAGCATCTACACGGAGCTCTACATCACAGAGGGACAGAGTGAAGAGGTCAATACCCAACATGAGGTGAGGCAGCTCGAGTCGGCTTCCAAGAAGAAGACCCTCCAAGACACTCCCATCAAGTGCCACGACATCTTCAAAGCCTCAGCTGACCAACGGAGACGCATCAGAGTGGTTCTGACCAACGGCGTCGCTGGCGTTGGAAAAACCTTCTCGGTGCAGAAGTTCACTCTGGACTGGGCCGAGGGTTTGGAGAACCAGGATGTGGGTCTGGTGGTTGTGCTTTCGTTCAGGGAGCTGAACCTGATCAAAGAGGAGCGGTACAGTCTTCTCAAGCTGCTCCATGTGTTCCATCCAACATTACAGAAGGTCACAGCAGAGGAGCTCTCTGGCTGGAAGGTTCTGTTCATCTTTGATGGTCTGGATGAAAGCAGAATGGCTTTGGATTTCATCAACAATGAGgttgtgtgtgatgtcacccaGGAGGCATCGGTCAACGTGCTGCTGACGAACCTCATCGAGGGGAATCTGCTTCCCTCGGCTCTCGTCTGGATAACTTCCAGAcctgcagcagccaatcagatccctCCTACTCGTGTTGACAGGCTAACAGAAGTACGAGGCTTCACCGACCTCCAGAAGGACGAGTACTTCAGGAGGAGATTCAGTGATGCAGAGCTGTGCAGCACCATCATCTCACACATCAAGACATCCAGAAGCCTCCACATCATGTGTCTGATCCCAGTCTTCTGCTGGATCACTGCTACAGTTCTGGAACACATGTGGACTGCAGGCCAGAGAGGAGAGCTGCCCAAGACCCTGACCGACATGTACTCACACTTCCTGCTGGTccagacaaagaggaagaagcagaagtaCCACGAGGGACACGAGACGAGTCCTcaggagctgatggaggatGACGGGGAAGTTCTCCTGAAGCTGGGGAGGCTGGCGTTTGAACATCTGGAGAAAGGAAACATCATGTTCTACCAAGAAGACCTGGAGCAGTGTGGTCTAGATGTCACAGAGGCCTCGGTGTTCTCAGGAGTCTGTACAGAGATCTTCAGAAGAGAGAGTGTGATCTTCCAGAAAACTGTCTACTGCTTTGTTCACCTGAGTGTTCAAGAGTTCCTGGCTGCCGTCTACATGTTCCACTGtttcacacaaaagaaaataaaggtaCTGGACGACTTCCTGGGAGAAGACTGGAATTACAAGGACAGTTCCTCATCCTTGGATAGTAGTTCATCTGGGAGTGAGGAGGAAAATGATGGTGACATGTACCAGCTTTGTGGTGAATATGATGAAAATGATTCATCCCTGGAGGACTTCCTGGTTAGAGCCATGGAGAAATCCCTCAAAAGTAAAAATGGCCACCTGGACCTGTTAGTCCACTTCCTTCATGGCCTCTCTCTAGAGTCCAACCAGAGAGTCTTAGGAGGCCTGCTGGGTCAGACAGACAACCGTCCAGAAACCATCCAGAGAGTCATCAACAACCTGAAAAAGATGAACAGTGATGCAATCTCTCCTGACAGAAGCATCAACATCTTCCACTGTCTGATGGAGATGAAGGACCTATCAGTTCATCAGGAGATCCAGGAGTTCCTGAAGTCAGAGAACCGATCAGAAGAGATCCTCTCAGAGATCCAGTGCTCAGCTCTGGCCCACATGCTGCAGATGTCAGAGGAGGTTCTGGATAAGTTGGACCTGAACCAGTACAACACATCAGAGGAGGGACGACGGAGACTGATTCCAGCTGTGAGGAACTGCAGAAAGGCTGA TCTTTCTGCCTGTCGACTCTCAGAGACTCACTATGAAGTTGTGGTCTCAGCTCTGAAGTccaacccctccagtctgagagaccTGGACCTGAGTTACAAGCActtgcaggattcaggagtgaagctgctgtctgctggactggagagtccacattgtagactggagactctgag gTTGTGGGACTGCTGGATGTCGGAGATCAGCTGTTCTTCTCTGGCCTCAGTTCTGAAGTCCagcccctccagtctgagagaactggatctgagtgtaAACAACCTgaaggattcaggagtgaagctgctgtctgctggactggagagtccacattgtagactggagactctgaggtcagACACCATTCTTTACTTCAGTGCTGAGATTAATAATGTAAAAGTTATGTTGACACTAAACTGCAGACATCCGGTTGATATCCTTCGGATCCACACGGAGGCTGAGGTGGAATAG